From Phragmitibacter flavus, the proteins below share one genomic window:
- a CDS encoding sialate O-acetylesterase, giving the protein MKVFHPLLTLALALTALPLTAHAELKLPAIIGDNMVLQQKQADPIWGWDAPNTKIKVSFSGQVKETTADKDGRWQVSLDPMNANATPQTMTVEGSSKRELKNILIGEVWMCSGQSNMGWTVSASWDSDLEIATAKHPNIRLIKVPLVGTQEIQEDFKGQWEPCSPANVGSFSAVGFFFGRTLHQYLDVPIGLINNAWGGSAAEAWVRRDILDADPRFKDTMARWKQTEATYDFEKVKAAHAVQHAKWKTAAEEAKKAGKPVPQAPRPPQNQLTGQGRPGNIYAGMLHSHIQYGIKGVIWYQGESNSGRAKEYRDLFPFMIEFWRKEAKQGNFPFYWVQLADFKAEKAEPGDSDWAELREAQTLTQKLPNTGQAVIIDLGEANDIHPKNKRDVADRLVRLALAKDYGAKIPYRSPEFKSVEVNGNKAIVSIDTFGSKLRTVDVSEVKGFAICGEDQKWQWAQAKLLPNGTQIEVTHPSILKPVAVRYAWADNPICNVFSVDGLPLTPFRSDDFPMITAPKPVAATPAPAPAPASAAKAAP; this is encoded by the coding sequence ATGAAAGTCTTCCACCCACTCCTCACTCTGGCCCTCGCCCTCACGGCGCTGCCCCTGACTGCACACGCCGAACTGAAACTCCCCGCCATCATTGGCGACAACATGGTCCTGCAACAAAAGCAGGCCGACCCGATTTGGGGTTGGGACGCTCCCAATACCAAGATCAAAGTGTCCTTCTCCGGTCAGGTCAAGGAAACCACCGCCGACAAGGATGGACGCTGGCAGGTCAGCCTCGACCCCATGAATGCGAACGCCACGCCCCAGACCATGACCGTCGAAGGCAGCTCCAAGCGTGAACTCAAAAACATCCTCATCGGCGAAGTTTGGATGTGCTCCGGCCAATCCAACATGGGCTGGACCGTCAGCGCCTCATGGGATTCCGACCTCGAAATCGCCACCGCCAAACATCCCAACATCCGCCTCATCAAGGTGCCCCTCGTTGGCACCCAGGAAATCCAGGAAGACTTCAAAGGCCAGTGGGAACCCTGCTCCCCTGCCAATGTCGGCTCCTTCTCCGCCGTCGGTTTCTTCTTCGGTCGCACCCTTCACCAATACCTCGACGTCCCCATCGGCCTGATCAACAACGCCTGGGGTGGTTCTGCCGCTGAAGCCTGGGTGCGCCGCGATATCCTCGACGCCGATCCACGCTTCAAAGACACCATGGCCCGCTGGAAACAGACCGAGGCCACTTATGACTTTGAAAAAGTCAAAGCCGCCCATGCCGTGCAACATGCCAAATGGAAAACCGCCGCAGAAGAAGCCAAAAAAGCTGGCAAACCCGTTCCCCAAGCTCCGCGCCCTCCCCAAAATCAGCTCACCGGCCAAGGCCGTCCTGGCAACATCTACGCCGGCATGCTCCACTCCCACATCCAATACGGCATCAAAGGCGTCATCTGGTATCAAGGCGAATCCAACTCCGGTCGCGCCAAGGAATACCGCGACCTCTTTCCCTTCATGATCGAGTTCTGGCGCAAAGAAGCCAAGCAGGGCAATTTCCCCTTTTACTGGGTGCAACTCGCCGACTTCAAGGCCGAAAAAGCAGAGCCTGGCGACAGCGATTGGGCCGAACTTCGCGAAGCGCAAACCCTGACCCAAAAGCTTCCCAACACCGGACAGGCCGTCATCATCGACCTCGGTGAAGCCAACGACATTCACCCCAAAAACAAACGCGATGTCGCCGACCGTCTCGTCCGTCTCGCCCTTGCCAAGGACTACGGAGCCAAGATTCCTTATCGCAGCCCCGAGTTCAAAAGCGTCGAAGTCAACGGCAACAAAGCCATCGTCAGCATCGACACTTTCGGCAGCAAACTGCGCACCGTCGACGTCAGTGAAGTCAAAGGATTTGCCATTTGCGGTGAAGATCAAAAATGGCAATGGGCCCAGGCCAAACTGCTTCCCAATGGCACGCAGATCGAAGTCACCCATCCCTCCATCCTCAAGCCTGTCGCCGTTCGCTACGCTTGGGCCGACAACCCCATCTGCAACGTGTTCAGCGTCGACGGTCTCCCCTTGACCCCCTTCCGTAGCGATGATTTCCCCATGATCACCGCGCCCAAACCTGTTGCCGCCACCCCTGCTCCTGCTCCTGCTCCTGCTTCAGCAGCCAAAGCAGCCCCGTGA
- a CDS encoding LamG-like jellyroll fold domain-containing protein, giving the protein MKLSDDEILRLNRWLHDLEEGQLSDEDAKMLADALKMSEQARRYYVQRGVLMAGLCELTDEAQSANGLMSIRKVDKLSKWFYLSALTCVLMMGLFFWLRRENEAVEMVEARDRGCAILVEAVNAQWGDEGASHRVGMPVAAGRLNLRSGLARLEFYSGASMTLEGPCELEVVSVDEAKCLAGRLRVNVSPHARGFRLVTPDAKVVDLGTEFGLWVDETGKSEVHVFDGEVEVYPEAQTQKVSLTTGQLWDGRAGDSATDRGAEAHAFVELDDLRSLSHESAQLRRQAWRAGMEEVLNDPRLLVGYAFEPETDWGRTLPNSAKGAAEGTHGSIVGARWVQGRWAGKKALQFKSPGDRVRVQVDGELQAITLCAWVSVDGLDRRWNSLFLTDGFQPGNPHWQIENDGRVVLGVRKDKKEWSQFVFRTEPAFGAENMGLWYHLAVTFDLKSGIGRNYVNGKLVAEYLEKGIPSGTRMRIGMAELGNWGLPVSGAKSTEIRNFNGRMDEFLLYREALSVDEVRKIYEMGKPE; this is encoded by the coding sequence ATGAAGCTGAGTGACGACGAGATTTTACGTTTAAATCGTTGGTTGCACGATCTGGAGGAAGGTCAGCTCAGCGATGAGGATGCCAAAATGCTCGCTGATGCGTTGAAAATGAGTGAGCAGGCTCGACGATATTACGTTCAACGCGGGGTGTTGATGGCGGGGTTGTGCGAGCTGACCGATGAGGCTCAAAGTGCCAATGGATTGATGTCCATTCGCAAAGTGGATAAATTAAGTAAATGGTTCTATTTAAGTGCTTTGACATGTGTTTTAATGATGGGATTGTTTTTTTGGTTGCGACGTGAAAATGAGGCGGTTGAAATGGTGGAAGCGAGGGATCGAGGCTGTGCGATTCTGGTGGAGGCCGTCAATGCGCAGTGGGGTGACGAGGGCGCTTCGCATCGGGTGGGGATGCCGGTGGCGGCGGGTCGATTGAATTTGAGATCCGGATTGGCGCGACTGGAGTTTTACAGTGGCGCGTCGATGACTTTGGAAGGGCCTTGTGAGCTGGAGGTGGTATCGGTGGACGAGGCGAAGTGTCTGGCAGGGCGTTTGAGGGTCAATGTTTCGCCGCACGCGCGGGGCTTTAGGTTGGTCACGCCGGATGCGAAGGTGGTCGATCTGGGGACCGAATTTGGATTGTGGGTGGACGAGACGGGGAAATCGGAGGTGCATGTTTTTGATGGAGAAGTGGAGGTGTATCCGGAGGCGCAAACGCAAAAGGTGAGTCTCACCACAGGGCAGCTGTGGGATGGTCGGGCAGGGGATTCCGCAACGGACCGAGGGGCGGAGGCGCACGCGTTTGTGGAGTTGGATGATCTGCGTTCGCTTTCACATGAGTCGGCTCAATTGCGTCGCCAAGCCTGGCGGGCGGGAATGGAGGAAGTGTTGAATGATCCGCGATTGCTGGTGGGTTATGCGTTCGAGCCAGAAACGGATTGGGGGCGGACTTTGCCCAATTCTGCAAAAGGTGCGGCGGAGGGGACTCATGGATCGATCGTTGGAGCGCGCTGGGTGCAGGGGCGTTGGGCGGGGAAGAAGGCGTTGCAGTTCAAATCGCCGGGTGACCGGGTGAGGGTGCAGGTGGACGGGGAATTGCAGGCGATTACGCTGTGCGCATGGGTGTCGGTGGATGGGCTGGACCGCCGTTGGAACAGTTTGTTTTTGACGGATGGATTTCAGCCGGGCAATCCCCACTGGCAGATCGAGAATGACGGGCGGGTGGTTTTGGGGGTGAGGAAGGACAAGAAGGAGTGGTCGCAGTTTGTCTTTAGAACGGAGCCGGCTTTTGGGGCGGAGAACATGGGTCTTTGGTATCACCTGGCGGTGACCTTTGATTTGAAGTCAGGCATTGGGCGAAACTACGTCAATGGCAAGCTGGTGGCCGAATATCTGGAGAAGGGGATACCATCCGGGACTCGGATGCGGATCGGCATGGCGGAATTGGGCAATTGGGGCCTGCCCGTGAGCGGGGCGAAATCGACTGAGATCCGTAATTTCAATGGCCGGATGGATGAGTTCTTGTTGTATCGCGAGGCCTTGTCGGTGGATGAGGTGCGGAAGATATATGAGATGGGAAAACCCGAATAG
- a CDS encoding sigma-70 family RNA polymerase sigma factor, whose product MADPDIHRALVPLLMRHERQVFAYIYTLVPNRHDAEDILQETSLTIYDKFAEFEQGTDFLSWAMRIAWWKVRAARQKYARSKVVFNDEVLEAIAATAVEMRQEMSPMQEALTGCLSKLNERDRRFILTRYERESGVERAAEMSGRSMQAAYKALMRLKQVLHDCVLNALSKEESLS is encoded by the coding sequence ATGGCAGATCCTGACATTCACCGGGCGCTGGTGCCGCTTTTGATGCGGCATGAACGGCAGGTTTTTGCCTATATTTACACGCTGGTGCCGAACCGGCATGATGCGGAAGACATCCTGCAGGAGACGTCGCTGACGATTTATGACAAGTTTGCAGAGTTCGAACAGGGCACGGATTTCCTGTCGTGGGCGATGCGCATTGCGTGGTGGAAGGTGAGGGCGGCGCGGCAGAAGTATGCGCGATCGAAGGTGGTTTTTAATGACGAAGTGCTCGAGGCCATCGCGGCGACGGCGGTGGAAATGAGGCAGGAGATGAGTCCGATGCAAGAGGCGCTTACGGGATGTCTCAGCAAACTCAACGAGCGCGATCGACGGTTTATTTTAACACGTTATGAACGTGAAAGCGGAGTTGAGAGGGCGGCGGAGATGAGTGGTCGTTCGATGCAGGCGGCGTATAAGGCGTTGATGCGTTTGAAACAGGTGCTGCATGATTGTGTTTTGAATGCGTTATCTAAGGAGGAGTCACTGTCATGA